A window from uncultured Anaeromusa sp. encodes these proteins:
- a CDS encoding flagellar hook capping FlgD N-terminal domain-containing protein, whose amino-acid sequence MSTSVTGTNSDYWKSPTTVDTGSSASGADSLSTVDSFLKILASELQNQDPTEPVSNTEYVAQLAQFNSLQQMSSMNGSMNKFQAYSLIGMQVSYTATDSSGSTISGTGTVKSVVSNNNEVYVMVDGNKVKLSSVTSVTSPTATKTTS is encoded by the coding sequence ATGAGTACAAGCGTAACAGGGACAAATTCTGATTACTGGAAAAGCCCTACTACAGTGGATACAGGTTCATCAGCGAGCGGCGCAGATAGTCTAAGCACCGTGGATTCTTTTTTGAAAATTTTGGCATCTGAATTGCAAAATCAGGATCCGACGGAGCCGGTCAGCAACACCGAGTATGTGGCGCAGCTGGCGCAGTTTAATAGCTTGCAACAGATGTCATCAATGAATGGGAGTATGAATAAGTTTCAAGCGTACTCACTAATTGGTATGCAGGTTTCTTATACGGCCACAGATTCATCTGGCAGCACTATTAGTGGTACAGGGACTGTCAAGTCGGTAGTGTCTAATAATAATGAAGTATATGTCATGGTAGATGGTAATAAAGTGAAACTTTCTTCGGTAACTTCTGTAACAAGCCCAACGGCGACTAAGACTACGAGCTGA
- a CDS encoding ATP-binding protein: protein MFRRLHAQFVFINLIVIACVFSVLALGSYWFLRTHFTEKAVFFAERMVEDAERGRLPPQMHGGEQPPPPPRPMEVYLGLVDAKGGLVGPSMDPWARDILNVEEITTLAVAQKTGQGFVEWKGTEYFFFRKNLEDRSDYILMVQNFEHDNEILRNLMLALLGAGLACMALSLLGNIYWGRQAVEPVRQAWEQQRDFLADASHELRTPLTVILTNLSLLRDEPDSQRHGRQRWLENMEEEIHHMSDLVDGLLFLARSDAKQKVLNCRPFLLSETIAGLVAAFRPLARGKNVELRLCCKEDIWLDGDETRMRQVGGNLLNNALRHTQEGGRIEISMNRQDGKISLAVADTGEGICAENLPHIFQRFYQGDPSHSRGKGGLGLAIVKSIVENHGGKVSVSSQVGEGTEFLVRLPALSSENMGEERVSGYRTNA from the coding sequence ATGTTTCGTAGGCTTCATGCGCAGTTTGTTTTTATCAATTTAATAGTTATTGCTTGTGTATTTTCAGTGCTGGCGTTAGGGAGCTATTGGTTTTTGCGAACGCACTTTACGGAAAAAGCTGTTTTTTTTGCGGAACGCATGGTTGAGGATGCAGAACGTGGTCGCTTGCCGCCGCAGATGCATGGCGGCGAGCAGCCGCCTCCGCCTCCGAGGCCGATGGAAGTGTATTTGGGTTTGGTAGATGCAAAGGGCGGCTTGGTAGGACCCTCCATGGATCCTTGGGCGAGAGACATACTAAATGTTGAGGAAATAACTACGCTGGCGGTGGCGCAAAAAACAGGGCAGGGCTTTGTGGAATGGAAAGGTACGGAATACTTCTTTTTTCGCAAAAACCTGGAAGATCGCTCTGATTATATTTTGATGGTGCAGAACTTTGAACATGATAACGAAATACTGCGAAATTTGATGCTGGCCTTACTGGGGGCGGGGCTTGCCTGTATGGCCTTATCGTTGCTTGGAAATATATATTGGGGACGGCAGGCTGTAGAGCCGGTACGCCAAGCTTGGGAGCAACAGCGTGATTTTTTGGCGGACGCCTCTCATGAGCTGCGGACGCCGCTGACTGTAATTCTGACAAACTTGAGTCTGCTGCGAGACGAACCTGATTCGCAACGGCACGGGCGGCAGCGTTGGTTGGAAAATATGGAAGAGGAAATTCACCACATGAGCGATTTGGTGGATGGACTGCTTTTTTTGGCGCGCAGCGATGCGAAACAAAAAGTGCTGAACTGCAGGCCTTTTTTATTATCAGAAACAATTGCGGGGCTGGTGGCCGCCTTTCGTCCGCTGGCGCGGGGGAAAAACGTGGAGTTGCGCCTATGTTGTAAAGAAGATATTTGGCTGGATGGCGATGAAACCAGAATGCGCCAGGTGGGGGGAAATTTATTGAATAATGCCTTGCGGCATACCCAAGAAGGCGGGCGTATTGAGATTAGTATGAACCGGCAGGATGGTAAAATTAGCTTGGCGGTAGCGGACACCGGAGAGGGGATTTGTGCAGAGAACTTGCCGCATATTTTCCAACGCTTTTATCAAGGCGATCCGTCACACTCGCGCGGCAAGGGCGGTTTGGGTTTGGCGATCGTTAAAAGCATCGTAGAAAACCATGGCGGTAAGGTGAGTGTAAGCAGCCAGGTGGGCGAAGGTACCGAATTTTTGGTGCGTCTGCCTGCTTTGAGTAGTGAGAACATGGGGGAAGAACGGGTGAGTGGGTATCGTACAAACGCATGA
- a CDS encoding response regulator transcription factor: MRLLLVEDEPKLLEALEYLLKRNGYAVDTAADGESAMDLAASDVYDLLVLDWMLPGRSGMNIVKELRKNGIDVPVLFLTARDSLEDRVAGLDAGADDYLVKPFSTEELLARLRALWRRKGKNFLGNTIAVNEYTLDPLKGEVTTDTETIRLSFKETQLLEMLMLNHDKVISKERLFERVWGYCSEAEVSNVELYVHYLRKKLNTWRIRTVRGVGYYWQNGEGHVS; the protein is encoded by the coding sequence ATGAGACTGCTGCTTGTAGAAGATGAACCAAAGCTTTTGGAAGCGTTAGAGTATTTATTGAAGAGAAATGGTTATGCTGTCGATACGGCGGCGGATGGGGAAAGCGCTATGGATTTGGCAGCCAGCGATGTCTATGATCTTTTGGTGTTAGACTGGATGCTTCCCGGACGCAGCGGTATGAATATCGTAAAGGAATTGCGTAAAAACGGTATAGATGTGCCGGTTTTGTTTTTGACGGCGCGAGACTCTCTGGAGGATCGGGTGGCTGGCTTGGATGCCGGGGCGGATGATTATTTAGTAAAGCCGTTTTCTACAGAGGAGCTTTTGGCCCGCCTGCGGGCGTTATGGCGAAGAAAAGGTAAAAACTTCTTGGGGAATACGATTGCGGTAAATGAATACACCTTGGACCCTTTAAAAGGCGAGGTAACAACAGATACGGAAACTATTCGCTTAAGCTTCAAAGAAACCCAATTGCTGGAGATGCTTATGCTGAATCATGATAAAGTGATTAGTAAAGAACGGCTTTTTGAACGAGTGTGGGGGTATTGTTCGGAAGCCGAGGTATCTAATGTAGAACTCTACGTTCATTATTTGCGAAAAAAGCTGAATACTTGGCGCATTCGTACCGTGCGAGGCGTAGGCTACTATTGGCAGAATGGAGAAGGGCATGTTTCGTAG
- a CDS encoding FlxA-like family protein, with amino-acid sequence MQIGSVSSTASSMQQTLSKSTSSTSSSSSSSDSTLEKLKQQKAQIEKQIENLKERIKNDKDNQALQQQLQQLQSQLQEVNSEIADAENSSSSSSATGGAKGGAPASAPAASGGGTGTSAAGTVSATKVDIQA; translated from the coding sequence ATGCAAATTGGTTCTGTGAGTAGTACTGCAAGCAGTATGCAGCAAACACTTAGTAAAAGCACTTCTAGCACTTCGAGTTCTTCCAGTAGCTCAGACTCCACGCTGGAAAAATTGAAACAGCAAAAAGCGCAGATTGAAAAGCAAATTGAAAATCTAAAGGAACGCATTAAAAACGACAAAGACAACCAGGCGTTGCAGCAGCAATTGCAGCAGTTGCAATCGCAACTGCAAGAAGTCAATTCGGAGATTGCCGATGCGGAAAACAGCAGCAGCTCAAGCAGCGCCACAGGCGGTGCTAAAGGAGGGGCTCCGGCAAGTGCGCCGGCTGCTTCAGGGGGCGGAACAGGAACTTCTGCCGCGGGGACGGTTTCTGCTACCAAAGTCGATATTCAAGCTTGA
- a CDS encoding globin-coupled sensor protein, which yields MFGRGKKEIGGAVAPGKYSVNNQVAKKFLALDDVTLGHLACLKPIIEGNLDAIATEFYRRLTDVPEVEAFIKSQSTVERLKVTLKQLLQKLYVTNITPEYMANMHRVGEVHNRIKLPADWFILACGALRHVLVPHIVRAYGRDTTKLTLVLQALDQIMQLIEAEVNQSFIESFAKELDKKEELEALMEEQTALVRKVQDSSQTLAATAEETTASASQMAHASVQIMDASEHAKNAAEEARASAGEGERLSRETLAQVQAMVASNQEAQEKVASLEATSQAVGNIVETITGIAGQTNLLALNAAIEAARAGEAGRGFAVVAEEVRKLAEQSRSAANEIVELIQRNNASTGEVVSSMAQQAETMNRVGAAVNETSGRMTHIMESIANNYKQVEHINTAVASLVETSHEIEKASDEVAGAATDLSAMVVK from the coding sequence ATGTTTGGCAGAGGGAAAAAAGAAATAGGAGGCGCTGTGGCGCCTGGGAAGTATTCCGTTAATAATCAAGTAGCCAAGAAATTCTTAGCGTTAGATGATGTGACATTGGGGCATTTGGCTTGCTTGAAACCGATTATAGAGGGAAATCTGGACGCGATTGCCACGGAGTTTTATCGGCGGCTGACCGATGTGCCGGAGGTAGAGGCGTTTATAAAATCACAGTCTACGGTGGAACGCCTTAAAGTGACTTTGAAGCAATTGTTGCAAAAACTGTATGTGACGAATATTACGCCGGAGTATATGGCTAATATGCATCGTGTCGGTGAAGTACATAATCGCATTAAATTGCCTGCAGATTGGTTTATCCTAGCTTGCGGCGCACTGCGTCACGTATTGGTTCCTCATATCGTGCGTGCATACGGCAGAGATACAACGAAGCTGACCTTGGTGCTGCAAGCATTGGATCAGATTATGCAGTTGATTGAGGCGGAAGTGAATCAGTCCTTTATTGAATCTTTTGCGAAAGAATTGGACAAAAAGGAAGAACTGGAAGCGTTGATGGAAGAGCAAACTGCCTTGGTCAGAAAGGTGCAGGACTCCAGTCAGACTTTGGCGGCTACGGCGGAGGAAACGACGGCATCCGCTTCACAGATGGCCCATGCCTCGGTGCAGATTATGGACGCTTCTGAACATGCGAAAAATGCCGCGGAAGAAGCGCGGGCGAGCGCCGGCGAAGGCGAGCGGCTGTCCAGAGAAACCTTGGCTCAGGTGCAGGCAATGGTGGCTTCTAACCAGGAGGCGCAAGAGAAGGTGGCTTCTTTAGAGGCTACTTCACAGGCGGTGGGCAATATTGTCGAAACCATTACTGGCATTGCTGGTCAGACGAACCTGCTGGCGTTGAATGCGGCCATTGAAGCGGCTCGTGCTGGTGAAGCCGGACGCGGCTTTGCCGTAGTTGCAGAGGAAGTGCGGAAACTAGCGGAACAAAGCCGTTCGGCGGCTAACGAAATTGTAGAGCTGATTCAACGCAACAATGCTTCCACTGGCGAAGTGGTGTCCAGTATGGCTCAGCAAGCGGAAACCATGAATCGCGTGGGCGCGGCAGTGAATGAGACCTCTGGGCGGATGACGCATATTATGGAATCCATTGCTAACAACTACAAGCAAGTGGAACATATCAATACGGCAGTAGCCAGCTTGGTAGAGACCTCGCACGAGATCGAAAAGGCTTCCGACGAAGTAGCCGGAGCGGCTACTGACTTGTCGGCTATGGTTGTAAAATAA
- a CDS encoding HD domain-containing phosphohydrolase, whose protein sequence is MSIRQKTFFVCAGFAFVGLLTVVVLVRLFFGSHMENVERQAFTRDAQRMVRAVAYEVDAVSDFAADWAEWDDMYAYLQDGNEEFEEANLTKSVFQQQKLNWMALSNKEGTLLFLRTYDGAQEEFWPAAPREQEIVQRVLARAAIKEQGSLSGVLRLPQGPLLFSVHRVMDSKKIVQGDGWLFMGRHLGAFQGGPIQWTVDGEVSWSVAEGAGVTNWLNEYGYQNVPFRLWNDEEKNYAEADLADVSEDGYLQLHLEEERVYYRQSLDMFWKLVAVLAAMMVIGGVGTYFLMEWLVLRRVTKLTRYLETIQDFSKEFSPLAVKGNDEIAVLTRKLQQMLRQLWDNHQQMQYLGWHDGLTGARNRLAYEADLQKRSARGAALPLGLILLDIDGLKLVNDALGHDKGDQLLREMVRNVKSVVQDQGELYRVGGDEFIFVMQGATEEQLHGYVERLRKRLGFVTLEGGIPFSVSLGFAWGEQGKEVELIRSADRMMYGEKLFRQHSRCNEVVQSLREALAARDHITEGHASRLGDLAVAVAKHIESPLESLGDLRLLAEFHDVGKIGVPDRILNKPGRLEPDEWEEMRKHSEIGYRIAQATPTLQPIASFILHHHEWWNGQGYPLGLKGEAIPLACRILSIVDAYDAMTNDRPYRKAMSQEAALEELRRGAGCQFDARLVAAFEEVLQ, encoded by the coding sequence GTGTCAATTCGCCAAAAAACGTTTTTTGTTTGTGCCGGCTTTGCCTTTGTTGGTTTGCTAACGGTAGTGGTTTTAGTGCGGCTGTTTTTCGGCAGTCATATGGAAAATGTGGAGCGCCAAGCCTTTACCAGAGATGCACAGCGAATGGTGCGGGCCGTGGCTTATGAAGTGGATGCCGTATCCGACTTTGCTGCTGACTGGGCAGAGTGGGACGATATGTATGCGTATCTGCAGGACGGCAATGAGGAGTTTGAAGAAGCGAACCTGACCAAGTCTGTCTTTCAGCAGCAAAAGCTGAACTGGATGGCCCTGAGTAATAAAGAAGGAACTCTTTTGTTTTTGCGGACTTATGATGGGGCGCAGGAGGAGTTTTGGCCAGCAGCGCCGAGGGAACAAGAGATCGTACAGCGTGTTCTTGCGCGAGCCGCGATTAAGGAACAAGGCTCGCTTTCCGGTGTGTTGCGCTTGCCCCAAGGGCCGCTTCTTTTCTCCGTTCATCGTGTCATGGATTCTAAGAAAATCGTGCAAGGAGATGGTTGGCTGTTTATGGGGCGCCACCTGGGGGCTTTTCAGGGCGGACCCATCCAGTGGACGGTTGACGGCGAGGTTTCTTGGAGCGTGGCGGAAGGGGCCGGGGTGACGAACTGGCTGAATGAGTATGGGTACCAAAACGTTCCCTTTCGTCTTTGGAATGACGAAGAGAAAAATTACGCAGAAGCTGATTTGGCGGACGTTTCAGAAGACGGCTATCTGCAACTGCATCTAGAAGAAGAGCGGGTTTATTATCGACAAAGCTTAGATATGTTTTGGAAACTAGTAGCTGTATTGGCTGCCATGATGGTGATTGGCGGCGTAGGCACTTATTTTCTCATGGAGTGGCTGGTCTTGCGCCGGGTAACAAAGCTGACCCGTTATTTAGAAACCATCCAAGACTTTTCTAAAGAGTTTTCTCCTTTGGCGGTGAAAGGAAATGATGAGATCGCTGTATTGACGCGGAAATTGCAGCAAATGCTGCGACAGCTCTGGGACAATCATCAGCAAATGCAGTACTTAGGGTGGCATGATGGCTTGACCGGCGCCCGTAACCGCCTGGCTTATGAAGCGGATTTGCAAAAACGGAGCGCTAGGGGAGCGGCACTGCCATTGGGTTTGATTCTCCTTGATATTGACGGCTTGAAGTTGGTCAATGACGCCTTGGGTCATGATAAGGGCGATCAGCTTTTGCGCGAAATGGTGCGAAATGTAAAAAGCGTGGTGCAAGATCAAGGAGAGCTGTATCGCGTTGGCGGCGACGAATTTATTTTTGTTATGCAAGGCGCTACGGAAGAACAATTGCACGGCTATGTGGAAAGACTGCGGAAACGGCTGGGGTTTGTGACCTTGGAAGGAGGCATTCCTTTTAGCGTTTCTTTAGGTTTTGCTTGGGGAGAGCAGGGGAAGGAAGTAGAACTTATCCGGAGTGCGGACCGTATGATGTACGGAGAAAAGCTATTTCGGCAGCACAGCCGTTGTAATGAAGTGGTGCAGTCGTTGCGTGAGGCTTTGGCGGCGCGAGATCATATTACCGAAGGACATGCCAGTCGTCTGGGAGATCTGGCTGTGGCCGTGGCTAAACACATAGAAAGTCCTCTGGAGTCGCTGGGGGATTTGCGCTTGTTGGCGGAGTTCCATGATGTTGGAAAAATCGGCGTTCCTGATCGGATTTTAAATAAGCCGGGACGCCTGGAACCGGATGAGTGGGAGGAAATGCGCAAACATAGTGAGATTGGCTATCGTATTGCACAGGCGACGCCGACGCTGCAACCGATTGCCAGCTTTATTTTGCATCACCATGAGTGGTGGAATGGACAGGGGTATCCTTTGGGGCTAAAGGGAGAAGCGATTCCCTTGGCCTGCCGTATCTTATCGATCGTTGATGCCTATGACGCTATGACGAATGACCGGCCCTACCGCAAGGCCATGTCTCAAGAGGCGGCGTTAGAGGAATTGCGGCGGGGGGCTGGCTGTCAATTTGATGCACGTTTGGTGGCGGCTTTTGAAGAAGTTTTACAATAA
- a CDS encoding MFS transporter, whose translation MGALWNFFKSGANATPLTDDKEIKSKFNLFRWQVFGSITIGYALFYVLRLNFSVIKKPLMSMGILNAQQLGLMGSVFFITYGIGKFTNSFLADRVNNKRFFAFGLLISSVASTLMGFCNEFMPLVVLWGINGWFQSFGAGPCIVALNQWFTNKERGTYYGIWFTSHNLGAAFTYLVTAVLVTSYSWQMGFIVPGVVCALGSLAIFFFMHDRPETNGLPNAEVYKGEVQPTAIKTDKTIAQLQWEVVKNPAVWILGLSSLCCYITRYAIESWGVVYLTAAKGYSTVGAAGVLGGMQIAGILGAMTCGLFSDKFFNHKRNMPCLIYGVLYAGSVAAFLWAPQSFTMDMISLSVYGWVMGALVCYLGGLMAVDIVPKRATGAAMGMIGLLSYAGAALQEAVSGYFINAHMTIVEGQKIYDFTYAAYFWVGAAVLSALLALLVWNAKPKEVV comes from the coding sequence ATGGGAGCTCTTTGGAACTTCTTTAAATCTGGGGCGAATGCAACTCCGCTGACAGATGATAAAGAGATCAAATCCAAGTTTAATTTATTCCGGTGGCAAGTATTTGGTTCTATTACCATTGGTTACGCTTTGTTCTATGTACTGCGTCTTAATTTCTCGGTTATCAAAAAACCTTTAATGTCTATGGGCATTTTGAATGCACAGCAATTAGGACTTATGGGTTCGGTATTCTTCATTACGTATGGTATCGGAAAATTCACCAACAGCTTTTTGGCAGATAGGGTTAATAATAAACGCTTTTTTGCTTTCGGACTTTTAATATCTTCAGTTGCCAGTACGCTGATGGGTTTCTGTAATGAGTTTATGCCTTTGGTAGTTTTATGGGGTATTAATGGTTGGTTCCAGTCCTTTGGCGCTGGCCCTTGCATCGTGGCCCTGAACCAATGGTTTACCAACAAAGAACGCGGTACGTACTACGGTATTTGGTTTACCAGCCATAATCTGGGCGCAGCCTTTACGTACTTGGTAACCGCTGTGTTGGTTACTTCCTACAGCTGGCAGATGGGCTTCATCGTTCCTGGCGTTGTTTGCGCTTTGGGTTCGCTGGCGATCTTCTTCTTCATGCATGACCGTCCGGAAACCAATGGTTTGCCGAATGCGGAAGTGTACAAGGGCGAAGTGCAGCCGACGGCTATTAAAACGGATAAGACCATTGCGCAACTGCAATGGGAAGTTGTTAAAAATCCGGCAGTTTGGATTCTTGGTTTGTCCAGCCTCTGCTGCTACATTACCCGCTACGCTATTGAGAGCTGGGGCGTGGTGTATTTGACTGCCGCTAAAGGCTATTCGACGGTTGGCGCTGCAGGCGTACTTGGCGGCATGCAGATTGCCGGTATTCTTGGCGCCATGACTTGCGGCCTTTTCTCGGATAAATTCTTCAACCATAAACGTAACATGCCTTGCTTGATTTACGGAGTGCTGTATGCTGGTTCGGTTGCTGCATTCTTGTGGGCGCCGCAGAGCTTTACCATGGATATGATTAGCTTGTCGGTTTATGGCTGGGTGATGGGTGCTTTGGTTTGTTACTTGGGCGGCCTGATGGCGGTTGACATTGTGCCAAAACGTGCAACTGGCGCAGCCATGGGTATGATCGGTCTTCTGAGCTATGCTGGTGCAGCGCTCCAGGAAGCCGTCAGCGGTTACTTTATCAATGCGCATATGACCATTGTCGAAGGCCAAAAAATCTATGACTTTACTTATGCCGCTTATTTCTGGGTAGGTGCGGCAGTGCTTTCGGCGCTGTTGGCTTTGCTGGTGTGGAACGCCAAACCGAAAGAAGTAGTTTGA
- a CDS encoding cation-transporting P-type ATPase, giving the protein MSLKSEISPIAALEIDAVFSLLETRPEGLTSPEVEKRQLLYGKNQLPKTVTISLWRLLYQQFTHFMALLLWVAGSLAFVVNMPELGWATWSVVFINALFSFWQEYRADKALAALAAMLPRKVKVFRNGVLEQVDSEDIVVGDVLVVEAGDHISADARLIEAENLMVDLSLLTGESLPIACNAVSIADAGQPASRNANLLFAGTMATAGRGIAVVYASGKNTELGKVTKLTTEVVREKSSLELQVQRIVRLITFLALSMGAFVFVLAFWWLGMDLRACFVFCIGIIVANVPEGLLPAVSLSLAVGVRRMAMQNALVRKLSAVEALCATSVICTDKTGTITMNEVTVKKIWLPEQEIEVSGSGYEKQGEVDIADIEMNKQIELFLTIGAVCSEANIETEPGNDKLWRILGDPTEGALLVAAAKFGLDMAVVRAGFSGQVTKQFDSVQKMMSTFGVNDGSLLFKQGISVKFVKGAPLETLRCCRYLRMRNDIVEISNADRERIIAANDRLASEGHRVLALAYVEGGIASEAKEHDLIFVGLAAMIDPPRPEVFEAVKLCQQAGICVTMITGDYGLTGEAVGRQIGLVKDQATVINGVEVENMDAETLQKVLEQEQPIIFARATPAHKLKIVEAYKASGHIVAVTGDGVNDAPALKAADIGIAMGRGGTDVAREVADIVLLDDNFATIVKAIEQGRAIYDNIRKFMTYILASNIPEIVPFMAMVFLRIPPALNILQILAIDIGTDMAPALALGAEHPEKGVLNRKPADYSGNLLDQSLLLRSYGFLGMLEAVMSMGGFFLVWSNYGYSLADIQQIAPQIFADNAEPFVRDIYWQATTMAMVAIIACQMGNIFVCRSEKLPFWTFSLKSNVLIQVGLVSELIITIALLYVPFLAAVFMTHPLALSDFIYIALCPVVIISFEEMRRFLCFKFRSLRH; this is encoded by the coding sequence ATGAGCTTAAAGAGTGAGATTAGCCCAATTGCCGCTCTTGAGATTGATGCGGTGTTCTCCTTGCTGGAGACGCGTCCTGAAGGCCTCACAAGTCCAGAAGTAGAAAAAAGACAGTTGTTGTACGGGAAAAATCAACTTCCTAAAACAGTAACGATTTCATTGTGGCGGTTGTTGTACCAACAGTTTACTCATTTTATGGCTCTTTTATTGTGGGTTGCAGGAAGTTTGGCCTTTGTGGTAAATATGCCGGAACTAGGCTGGGCGACATGGTCGGTTGTCTTTATTAATGCGCTGTTTAGTTTTTGGCAGGAATATCGAGCGGATAAGGCCTTGGCGGCCTTGGCGGCCATGCTGCCTCGTAAGGTAAAAGTATTTCGTAATGGCGTTCTTGAGCAAGTTGATTCGGAAGACATTGTTGTTGGCGATGTCCTGGTTGTTGAAGCGGGTGACCATATTTCAGCTGATGCGCGGTTGATTGAGGCTGAAAATCTAATGGTTGATTTGTCGTTGCTGACAGGTGAGTCGCTGCCTATAGCCTGTAATGCCGTTTCCATTGCTGACGCGGGGCAGCCAGCTAGTCGCAATGCGAACCTTTTATTCGCGGGAACGATGGCGACTGCGGGGCGGGGAATCGCTGTTGTATACGCTTCCGGCAAGAACACCGAATTGGGAAAGGTTACCAAACTAACGACGGAAGTAGTTCGTGAAAAAAGTTCGTTAGAGCTGCAGGTGCAACGGATTGTCAGGCTTATTACGTTTCTGGCGTTATCGATGGGAGCCTTTGTTTTTGTTTTGGCATTTTGGTGGCTTGGCATGGACTTGCGCGCGTGCTTTGTGTTTTGTATTGGGATTATTGTTGCTAATGTCCCGGAAGGATTATTGCCGGCGGTAAGTTTGTCCTTGGCGGTTGGCGTTAGAAGAATGGCTATGCAAAACGCATTAGTTCGCAAGTTGTCGGCAGTAGAAGCCTTGTGTGCTACCAGTGTAATCTGTACGGATAAAACAGGAACGATTACGATGAATGAGGTGACGGTTAAGAAAATTTGGCTGCCGGAACAGGAGATAGAGGTCTCCGGCAGCGGTTATGAAAAACAAGGCGAAGTAGATATTGCTGATATAGAGATGAACAAACAGATCGAGTTATTCTTGACGATAGGCGCCGTTTGTTCTGAAGCTAATATTGAAACGGAGCCTGGCAATGACAAGCTTTGGCGAATTTTGGGAGATCCGACAGAAGGGGCGCTATTAGTGGCAGCAGCCAAGTTTGGGCTGGATATGGCTGTTGTACGGGCTGGATTTTCCGGGCAAGTAACCAAACAGTTCGATTCTGTACAAAAAATGATGAGCACTTTTGGCGTCAACGATGGAAGCCTATTGTTCAAACAAGGAATAAGTGTGAAGTTCGTCAAAGGAGCGCCCCTTGAGACCTTGCGTTGCTGCCGCTACCTTCGAATGAGAAATGATATTGTTGAAATTTCTAACGCAGATCGAGAAAGGATTATTGCTGCTAATGACCGCTTGGCTAGCGAAGGACATCGGGTACTGGCGTTGGCCTATGTCGAAGGGGGTATCGCTTCAGAGGCGAAAGAGCATGATTTAATCTTTGTGGGCTTGGCTGCGATGATTGATCCGCCGCGGCCCGAAGTGTTCGAGGCGGTTAAGTTGTGCCAACAGGCAGGCATCTGCGTGACCATGATTACTGGTGATTATGGCTTGACCGGCGAAGCCGTAGGAAGGCAGATTGGGCTGGTAAAAGACCAAGCTACCGTTATTAATGGTGTAGAAGTTGAGAATATGGACGCGGAGACGTTGCAAAAGGTATTGGAACAAGAACAACCTATTATTTTTGCACGAGCGACTCCGGCGCATAAATTGAAAATAGTTGAGGCGTATAAGGCTAGCGGCCATATTGTCGCAGTTACTGGTGACGGGGTGAATGACGCCCCGGCCTTAAAAGCTGCCGATATCGGAATTGCCATGGGTCGTGGCGGAACCGATGTGGCTCGCGAAGTCGCAGACATAGTATTGCTTGATGATAATTTTGCTACGATTGTCAAAGCGATTGAACAGGGGAGGGCCATATATGATAACATTCGTAAATTCATGACCTATATTTTAGCATCGAATATTCCTGAAATAGTGCCGTTTATGGCGATGGTTTTTTTGCGCATCCCGCCTGCTTTGAACATCTTGCAAATATTGGCGATTGATATTGGTACAGATATGGCGCCAGCCTTGGCTTTGGGAGCGGAACACCCGGAGAAAGGGGTTTTAAACCGAAAACCAGCGGATTATTCCGGGAATTTGCTTGATCAATCGCTATTGCTTCGTTCCTATGGTTTTCTGGGGATGCTGGAGGCAGTGATGTCAATGGGCGGATTCTTTCTGGTTTGGTCTAATTACGGATATTCATTGGCTGATATCCAGCAAATTGCGCCGCAAATTTTTGCAGACAACGCAGAGCCTTTTGTGCGGGACATCTATTGGCAAGCTACGACTATGGCGATGGTCGCCATTATCGCTTGCCAAATGGGGAATATATTTGTTTGTCGCTCGGAAAAATTACCATTTTGGACATTTTCATTGAAAAGCAACGTTCTTATTCAAGTCGGCCTTGTATCGGAGCTAATCATCACCATTGCATTGCTGTATGTGCCCTTTTTGGCGGCTGTTTTTATGACCCATCCGTTGGCGTTGTCTGATTTTATTTATATAGCGCTTTGTCCGGTTGTTATCATTTCTTTTGAGGAGATGCGCAGGTTTTTATGTTTCAAATTTCGCTCTCTTCGCCATTAG